Proteins encoded by one window of Clostridium bornimense:
- a CDS encoding adenylate kinase, which translates to MNLVLLGPPGAGKGTQAKSIATEYNIPHISTGDIFRKNIAEETPLGKKAKEYIDQGLLVPDQLTIDIVKDRLSEDDCKKGFLLDGFPRTVFQAEALDKMLQEDGKKIDVALLIEVPREDILKRMTGRRVCVSCGASYHVSFNPTKVEGICDVCGKEVIQRKDDKEDTVKERLNVYDKQTQPLISYYKECDKLSEVDGTQAIDKVFEDIKSLLGETN; encoded by the coding sequence TTGAATTTAGTACTATTAGGACCTCCAGGAGCAGGTAAAGGTACTCAAGCTAAAAGTATAGCAACTGAGTATAATATCCCGCATATATCAACTGGAGACATATTTAGAAAAAACATAGCTGAGGAAACTCCACTAGGAAAAAAAGCTAAAGAATATATAGATCAAGGTCTTTTAGTGCCAGATCAATTGACAATAGATATAGTTAAAGATAGATTATCAGAAGATGATTGCAAAAAGGGATTCTTATTAGATGGATTTCCTAGAACAGTATTTCAAGCAGAGGCACTTGATAAGATGTTACAAGAAGATGGTAAAAAAATAGATGTAGCATTACTTATAGAAGTACCAAGAGAAGATATATTAAAAAGAATGACAGGAAGAAGAGTTTGTGTAAGCTGTGGAGCAAGTTATCATGTATCATTCAATCCTACAAAAGTAGAAGGTATATGTGATGTTTGCGGAAAAGAAGTCATACAAAGAAAAGACGATAAAGAAGATACAGTTAAGGAAAGACTTAATGTATATGACAAACAAACTCAACCATTAATTAGTTATTATAAAGAATGCGATAAGCTTTCTGAAGTAGATGGAACTCAAGCAATTGATAAAGTGTTTGAAGATATTAAGTCTCTATTAGGAGAAACTAATTAA
- the rpsM gene encoding 30S ribosomal protein S13 has product MARIAGVDIPREKRVEISLTYIYGIGLPTSQKLLAETGINPDTRVKDLTEDQVNALRNAIKNLNVEGDLRRDVALNIKRLVEIGCYRGVRHRKGLPVRGQKTKTNARTRKGPKKTVAGKKK; this is encoded by the coding sequence ATGGCTAGAATTGCTGGTGTAGACATACCAAGAGAAAAAAGAGTTGAAATATCATTAACTTATATATACGGTATAGGGTTACCAACTTCTCAAAAGCTTTTAGCTGAAACAGGAATTAATCCTGATACAAGAGTTAAGGACTTAACAGAAGATCAAGTAAATGCATTAAGAAATGCTATAAAGAACCTTAATGTTGAAGGTGACTTAAGAAGAGACGTAGCTCTTAACATTAAGAGACTAGTTGAAATCGGATGCTACAGAGGTGTTAGACATAGAAAAGGTCTTCCAGTAAGAGGACAAAAAACTAAGACTAATGCAAGAACTAGAAAAGGTCCAAAGAAGACAGTAGCAGGTAAGAAAAAGTAA
- the rpsK gene encoding 30S ribosomal protein S11 yields the protein MAAKNVKRTRRKKERKNVEHGAAHIKSTFNNSIVTLTDVNGNALSWSSAGALGFRGSRKSTPFAAQMAAETAAKSAMEHGLKSVEVYVKGPGSGREAAIRSLQAAGLEVTLIKDVTPIPHNGCRPPKRRRV from the coding sequence ATGGCAGCTAAGAACGTTAAGAGAACTAGAAGAAAAAAGGAAAGAAAGAATGTTGAGCACGGAGCAGCTCATATCAAGTCTACTTTCAATAATTCAATAGTTACATTAACAGATGTAAATGGTAATGCATTATCATGGTCAAGTGCTGGAGCTCTTGGATTTAGAGGTTCAAGAAAGAGCACTCCATTTGCAGCTCAAATGGCAGCAGAAACAGCAGCTAAGTCAGCAATGGAACATGGATTAAAGAGTGTTGAAGTATATGTAAAGGGTCCAGGTTCAGGTAGAGAAGCAGCAATAAGAAGCTTACAAGCAGCAGGCTTAGAAGTTACTTTAATCAAAGATGTAACTCCAATTCCACACAATGGTTGTAGACCACCAAAGAGAAGAAGAGTTTAA
- the rplQ gene encoding 50S ribosomal protein L17: MAGYRKLGRPTDQRKAMLRNLVTSFLKHGKIETTVTRAKETQSLAEKMITLAKRGDLHARRQVLAFVTEETVVTKLFDEIAPQYAERNGGYTRIYKMGPRRGDGAEVVILELV; the protein is encoded by the coding sequence ATGGCAGGATATCGTAAATTAGGTCGTCCAACTGATCAAAGAAAAGCTATGTTAAGAAATCTTGTTACTAGCTTTTTAAAGCATGGTAAGATTGAAACAACTGTAACAAGAGCGAAAGAAACTCAAAGCTTAGCAGAAAAGATGATTACTCTTGCTAAAAGAGGAGATCTTCATGCTAGAAGACAAGTACTTGCTTTCGTTACTGAAGAAACAGTTGTAACAAAGTTATTTGATGAAATTGCTCCACAATATGCAGAAAGAAATGGTGGATACACTAGAATCTACAAAATGGGCCCAAGAAGAGGCGATGGAGCAGAAGTTGTTATATTAGAATTAGTATAA
- a CDS encoding DNA-directed RNA polymerase subunit alpha, with translation MLEIEKPKIECVEASENGSYGKFVIEPLERGYGITLGNSLRRILLSSLPGVAANSIKIDGVLHEFSTVKGVKEDVTEIVLNIKGVCFKMDGEGPRTLYIDAVGPCEVKAGDIKGDIDVEVINKDVHIATLDEDGKLRMEIEVNRGRGYVTQNRNKRDDMPIGTIAVDSIYTPIQRVNFKVENTRVGQITDYDKLTLEVWSNGTIRTEEAISLAAKILIEHFKLFMTLTDNADNVEIMVEKEEDKKEKVLEMTIEELDLSVRSYNCLKRAGINTVQELTERSMEDMMKVRNLGKKSLEEVEQKLTALGLNLKPEDE, from the coding sequence ATGTTAGAAATCGAAAAGCCAAAAATTGAATGCGTTGAAGCAAGCGAAAATGGTTCATATGGTAAGTTTGTGATAGAACCACTTGAAAGAGGATACGGTATAACATTAGGAAACTCCTTAAGAAGAATATTACTTTCTTCTTTACCAGGAGTCGCTGCAAACTCAATTAAGATAGATGGAGTTCTTCATGAATTCTCAACAGTTAAGGGTGTTAAAGAAGATGTTACTGAAATAGTCCTTAACATAAAAGGTGTATGCTTTAAAATGGATGGAGAAGGACCAAGAACACTGTATATTGATGCAGTAGGTCCTTGCGAAGTTAAAGCTGGCGATATTAAAGGAGATATTGATGTCGAAGTAATAAACAAAGATGTTCATATCGCAACTTTAGATGAAGACGGTAAGCTTAGAATGGAAATTGAAGTAAATAGAGGTAGAGGATATGTAACTCAAAACAGAAATAAGAGAGATGATATGCCTATCGGAACTATTGCTGTTGACTCTATTTATACTCCAATACAAAGAGTAAACTTCAAAGTTGAAAATACTAGAGTTGGTCAAATCACAGATTATGATAAATTAACTCTAGAAGTTTGGAGTAATGGAACAATTAGAACAGAAGAAGCAATCAGTCTTGCGGCTAAAATTTTAATAGAGCACTTCAAGCTATTTATGACATTAACTGATAATGCAGATAATGTAGAAATAATGGTTGAGAAGGAAGAAGATAAAAAAGAAAAGGTTCTTGAAATGACTATAGAAGAACTAGATCTTTCAGTTAGAAGTTACAATTGCTTAAAGAGAGCTGGTATTAACACAGTTCAAGAATTAACTGAGAGAAGCATGGAAGACATGATGAAGGTTAGAAACCTTGGTAAAAAGTCTTTAGAAGAAGTAGAACAAAAATTAACGGCATTAGGATTAAATTTAAAGCCGGAAGACGAGTAA
- a CDS encoding energy-coupling factor transporter ATPase, with protein sequence MEEYIIKGENISYKYSESDLVFAVKNVNLEVKKGEFLAILGRNGSGKSTIAKNFNGLFVPTEGVILVDNIDTRDEEKIWDIRQNVGMVFQNPDNQIVATVVEEDVAFGPENLGVPSEEIRNRVDSALNKVKMFEFKRNAPHLLSGGQKQRVAIAGILAMEPKCIIFDEATSMLDPSGRKEIMDIMKKLNKDLGITIITITHYMNEAAEADRIIVMDKGEIRLQGTPREIFQNVEEIKKIGLEVPQMTELAFELKKEGISINKDILSIDEMVRELCQLR encoded by the coding sequence ATGGAAGAATATATTATAAAGGGTGAAAATATAAGTTATAAATATTCTGAATCGGATCTTGTATTTGCTGTTAAAAACGTTAATTTAGAAGTTAAGAAGGGTGAATTTTTAGCTATATTAGGTAGAAATGGATCAGGCAAATCTACTATAGCTAAAAATTTTAATGGTCTATTTGTTCCTACAGAAGGAGTTATTTTAGTAGACAATATAGATACAAGAGATGAAGAAAAGATATGGGACATAAGACAAAATGTTGGGATGGTATTTCAAAATCCAGATAATCAAATTGTTGCTACAGTAGTTGAAGAAGATGTAGCTTTTGGACCAGAAAATTTAGGAGTACCTTCTGAAGAAATTAGAAATAGGGTAGATTCAGCTCTAAATAAAGTTAAAATGTTTGAATTTAAAAGAAATGCACCTCATTTATTATCAGGTGGCCAAAAACAACGGGTAGCCATAGCGGGAATTTTAGCTATGGAACCTAAGTGTATAATTTTTGATGAGGCTACTTCGATGCTTGATCCAAGTGGTAGAAAAGAAATAATGGATATAATGAAAAAATTAAATAAAGATTTAGGTATAACTATTATTACAATAACTCATTATATGAATGAAGCTGCTGAAGCTGATAGAATTATTGTTATGGATAAAGGTGAAATAAGATTACAAGGTACCCCAAGAGAAATATTTCAAAATGTAGAAGAGATTAAAAAGATAGGATTAGAGGTTCCGCAGATGACAGAGCTTGCTTTCGAGTTAAAGAAAGAAGGTATAAGTATTAATAAAGATATTTTAAGTATAGATGAGATGGTGAGAGAGTTATGTCAATTAAGATAG
- the secY gene encoding preprotein translocase subunit SecY: MFKTLRNAWNVTELRKRILYTFLILVIYRLGNHIIVPFVDTSDIVKSMSEQGGLLSFVDMMNGGALSKLSVFALGVMPYIEASIIMQLLTVAIPRLESISKEGEEGRKKIGKYTRYLSIVFSIIMGIGTYAVMTHYGASVDSNFEKALVVLTLMAGSTFTMWLGDQITAKGIGNGMSLLIAWNILSRIPSMIGQIAEIIETGNASLIEAIVLVGVLAILLVGVIAASLSERRVPIQYATKSNGKVFNQSSNIPFGLTSSVVISIIFAMSVVQFPAIIAQINTNWGYSKWVLNSQWSPFNTNTVWYVILFVLAIMFFTWFYTQITFKPDEMAENIHKSSGFIPGVRPGEPTEKYLTSVLNRVSVISGIIASIVSIVPIIMEKFGNFKVSITGTALLIVIGVSVEIVKTLESQLVMRNYEGFLKKN, translated from the coding sequence ATGTTTAAAACCTTACGTAATGCATGGAATGTTACCGAATTAAGAAAAAGAATTTTATATACATTCTTAATATTAGTAATATATAGATTAGGAAATCATATAATAGTACCATTTGTGGATACATCAGATATAGTAAAGAGCATGTCAGAACAAGGTGGATTATTAAGCTTTGTTGATATGATGAATGGTGGAGCCCTAAGCAAATTATCTGTATTTGCTTTAGGGGTTATGCCATACATTGAAGCATCAATTATAATGCAGCTTTTGACTGTTGCGATACCTAGACTTGAAAGTATATCTAAAGAAGGCGAAGAAGGAAGAAAGAAAATTGGAAAGTATACTAGATACTTATCAATTGTATTTTCTATCATAATGGGAATTGGAACTTATGCGGTAATGACTCATTATGGAGCTTCTGTTGATTCAAATTTTGAAAAAGCTTTAGTGGTATTAACATTAATGGCTGGATCTACTTTTACAATGTGGTTAGGTGATCAAATAACAGCAAAAGGAATAGGAAACGGTATGTCTCTACTAATTGCTTGGAATATACTTTCTAGAATACCAAGTATGATAGGACAAATTGCTGAAATTATTGAGACAGGAAATGCTAGCTTAATAGAAGCAATTGTTTTAGTTGGTGTTTTAGCAATATTACTAGTTGGTGTAATTGCTGCATCATTATCAGAAAGAAGAGTTCCTATTCAGTATGCAACTAAAAGTAATGGAAAAGTATTTAATCAATCTTCCAATATACCATTTGGATTAACATCTTCAGTAGTTATATCAATAATATTTGCGATGTCAGTTGTTCAATTTCCAGCTATAATTGCGCAAATAAATACTAATTGGGGATATTCAAAGTGGGTACTTAATTCACAATGGAGTCCATTTAATACTAATACAGTATGGTATGTTATATTGTTTGTATTAGCAATAATGTTCTTTACATGGTTCTATACACAAATAACTTTTAAGCCAGATGAGATGGCTGAGAATATTCACAAGTCTTCAGGATTTATACCTGGTGTCAGACCAGGGGAACCTACTGAAAAATATTTAACAAGTGTACTGAACAGAGTTTCAGTTATATCTGGTATAATAGCTTCAATAGTATCTATAGTTCCTATAATTATGGAGAAGTTTGGAAACTTTAAAGTTTCTATAACAGGTACAGCATTGCTTATTGTAATTGGAGTATCAGTAGAGATTGTGAAGACACTAGAATCTCAATTAGTAATGCGTAACTATGAAGGTTTCTTAAAGAAAAATTAG
- the rplF gene encoding 50S ribosomal protein L6: MSRVGRLPITLPAGVTVTVDDANLVTVKGAKGELKQAMHKDMKIEVVDNSVVVTRPSDVKEHRALHGLTRALINNMVIGVNTGFQKTLELIGVGYRAQLKGKGLTLNLGYSHPVEIEAVEGITFETPDATHIIVKGINKELVGAVAADIRKWRKPEPYKGKGIKYSDEVIRRKEGKTGK, translated from the coding sequence ATGTCAAGAGTTGGTAGGCTGCCAATAACTTTACCAGCAGGCGTTACTGTTACAGTTGATGATGCAAATCTAGTAACTGTAAAAGGAGCTAAAGGTGAATTAAAGCAAGCAATGCACAAAGACATGAAGATAGAAGTTGTTGATAATAGCGTCGTTGTTACAAGACCAAGCGATGTTAAAGAACACAGAGCACTACACGGTTTAACAAGAGCTTTAATAAATAACATGGTAATTGGTGTTAACACTGGATTCCAAAAAACATTAGAGCTTATCGGTGTAGGTTATAGAGCACAATTAAAAGGTAAGGGATTAACATTAAACTTAGGTTACTCTCACCCAGTTGAAATAGAAGCTGTTGAAGGAATTACTTTTGAAACTCCTGATGCTACACATATCATTGTTAAAGGAATTAACAAAGAATTAGTTGGAGCAGTGGCTGCTGATATCAGAAAATGGAGAAAACCAGAGCCATATAAGGGTAAAGGTATTAAATACTCTGACGAAGTTATCAGACGTAAAGAAGGTAAGACTGGTAAGTAA
- the rpsE gene encoding 30S ribosomal protein S5 — MRIDPSTLDLKEKVVHINRVAKVVKGGRNFRFSVLVVVGDENGHVGVGNGKSIEIPEAIRKGIEDAKKNLVKVSIKENTVPHRIEGKFGKGKVLIMPATEGTGVIAGGPVRTVLELAGVKDVRAKSLGSNNPKNMINATLDALSSLRNAEDIAKLRGKTVEEILG, encoded by the coding sequence GTGAGAATCGATCCTAGCACATTAGATCTTAAGGAAAAGGTTGTTCACATTAATAGAGTAGCTAAGGTTGTTAAGGGCGGAAGAAATTTCAGATTTAGCGTACTAGTAGTTGTTGGCGATGAAAATGGTCACGTTGGAGTAGGAAATGGTAAATCAATAGAAATACCTGAAGCAATCAGAAAAGGTATCGAAGATGCTAAGAAAAACTTAGTTAAGGTTTCTATTAAAGAAAACACAGTACCACATAGAATAGAAGGAAAGTTTGGTAAAGGTAAAGTACTAATAATGCCTGCTACAGAAGGTACAGGAGTTATTGCTGGGGGTCCAGTAAGAACTGTTCTTGAATTAGCTGGAGTTAAGGACGTTAGAGCTAAATCTTTAGGTTCAAACAACCCTAAAAATATGATTAATGCAACATTAGATGCACTTAGCTCATTAAGAAATGCAGAAGATATTGCAAAATTAAGAGGTAAGACTGTAGAAGAAATATTAGGATAG
- the rpsD gene encoding 30S ribosomal protein S4, whose protein sequence is MARYTGAVCRLCRREGMKLFLKGDRCYGGKCAFERRSYAPGQHGQGRKKISDYGVQLREKQKAKRIYGLLENQFRRTYDRAEKLRGITGENLLKLLEMRLDNVVFRLGYGNSRTEARQLVTHGHFLVNGKKVDIPSYSVKAGDVITVREKSRASELFKTFAENPKSLPKWLSGDVATFTGKVEAIPAREDIDVPVNETLIVELYSK, encoded by the coding sequence ATGGCAAGATATACAGGCGCAGTTTGTAGACTTTGCAGACGTGAAGGAATGAAATTATTCCTTAAAGGAGATAGATGTTATGGTGGCAAATGTGCATTCGAAAGAAGATCATATGCACCAGGACAACACGGACAAGGAAGAAAGAAAATTTCTGACTACGGTGTTCAATTAAGAGAAAAACAAAAAGCTAAGAGAATATACGGATTATTAGAAAATCAATTCAGAAGAACATACGACAGAGCTGAAAAGCTTAGAGGTATAACAGGTGAAAATTTATTAAAGTTACTAGAAATGAGATTAGACAATGTTGTATTTAGACTTGGATATGGTAATTCAAGAACTGAAGCTAGACAATTAGTTACTCATGGACATTTCTTAGTAAATGGTAAGAAAGTTGATATACCATCATACAGTGTTAAAGCTGGAGATGTTATAACTGTAAGAGAAAAGAGTAGAGCTTCTGAATTATTCAAGACTTTTGCTGAAAATCCAAAATCTTTACCAAAATGGTTAAGTGGAGACGTAGCTACATTTACTGGTAAAGTAGAAGCTATTCCAGCAAGAGAAGATATAGATGTACCTGTAAACGAAACATTAATCGTTGAGTTATACAGTAAGTAA
- the infA gene encoding translation initiation factor IF-1: MSKQDVIEMQGVVVEALPNAHFEVQLESGQIILAHISGKLRMNFIRILPGDKVTVELSPYDLTRGRITWRAK; encoded by the coding sequence ATGTCAAAGCAAGATGTTATCGAAATGCAAGGTGTTGTTGTTGAGGCATTACCTAATGCACATTTCGAAGTACAACTAGAAAGTGGGCAAATAATTTTAGCTCATATTTCAGGAAAATTAAGAATGAATTTTATAAGAATACTACCAGGTGATAAGGTTACTGTGGAGCTTTCACCATATGACCTTACTCGTGGAAGAATAACTTGGAGAGCCAAGTAG
- the rpmJ gene encoding 50S ribosomal protein L36, whose amino-acid sequence MKVRPSVKPICEKCKVIRRKGRIMVICENPKHKQKQG is encoded by the coding sequence ATGAAAGTAAGACCATCAGTTAAACCTATATGCGAGAAGTGCAAAGTTATTAGAAGAAAAGGTAGAATAATGGTTATCTGCGAAAATCCTAAGCATAAACAAAAGCAAGGATAA
- the rpmD gene encoding 50S ribosomal protein L30 — MANVKITLVKSTIGRKKDHIATVNALGLRKIGHSVVKEETPQIRGMINKVNYLLKVEEA, encoded by the coding sequence ATGGCTAATGTAAAGATTACTCTAGTAAAGAGCACAATCGGTAGAAAAAAAGACCATATAGCTACTGTTAATGCTCTTGGACTAAGAAAAATTGGTCACTCTGTAGTTAAAGAAGAAACTCCTCAAATCAGAGGGATGATAAATAAGGTTAATTACTTATTAAAAGTAGAAGAAGCGTAA
- the rplO gene encoding 50S ribosomal protein L15, with amino-acid sequence MKLHTLKPAAGSKKAPKRVGRGTGSGLGRNAGKGEKGQNARSGGGVRPGFEGGQMPLYRRLPKRGFTNIFAKEIVAINVDKLNIFEDGTEVTPELLIETGVIGKVKDGVKILGNGELTKKLTVKANKFSKSAEEKITAAGGKFEVI; translated from the coding sequence ATGAAACTTCATACATTAAAGCCTGCTGCAGGCTCAAAGAAAGCACCAAAGAGAGTTGGTAGAGGTACTGGTTCTGGATTAGGAAGAAATGCTGGTAAAGGTGAAAAAGGACAAAACGCTAGATCAGGCGGTGGAGTAAGACCTGGTTTTGAAGGTGGTCAAATGCCTTTATACAGAAGATTACCTAAGAGAGGATTTACTAATATCTTCGCTAAAGAAATCGTAGCTATAAATGTAGATAAATTAAACATCTTTGAAGATGGAACAGAAGTTACTCCTGAATTATTAATTGAAACTGGAGTTATAGGAAAAGTTAAAGATGGAGTTAAGATATTAGGCAATGGAGAATTGACAAAGAAGCTAACTGTTAAAGCTAATAAATTCTCTAAGTCAGCTGAAGAAAAAATCACAGCTGCTGGTGGAAAATTTGAGGTGATTTAA
- the rpsH gene encoding 30S ribosomal protein S8, translating into MVMTDPIADLLTRIRNANVVKHQVVEIPSSNIKKAIANILLQEGYVKEIEEYNDGIVPMLRISLKYGSNKERVITGLKRISKPGLRVYARKEEIPQVLNGLGIAVISTSKGIVTDREARKLGVGGEVLCYVW; encoded by the coding sequence ATGGTTATGACAGATCCAATAGCAGATTTACTAACTCGTATAAGAAATGCTAATGTTGTTAAGCATCAAGTAGTAGAAATCCCTTCTTCAAATATAAAGAAGGCTATTGCTAACATCTTATTACAAGAAGGTTATGTAAAGGAAATTGAAGAATATAATGACGGAATCGTTCCGATGTTAAGAATATCATTAAAATATGGTTCAAATAAAGAAAGAGTTATCACTGGCTTAAAGAGAATATCTAAACCAGGATTAAGAGTTTATGCTAGAAAGGAAGAAATTCCTCAAGTATTAAACGGATTAGGAATAGCTGTTATTTCTACATCAAAAGGTATAGTTACTGATAGAGAAGCTAGAAAATTAGGCGTAGGTGGAGAGGTTCTTTGCTACGTATGGTAA
- a CDS encoding type Z 30S ribosomal protein S14: protein MARKAMIEKWNKEPKFSTRAYTRCRICGRPHAVLKKFGICRICFRELAYKGEIPGCRKASW, encoded by the coding sequence GTGGCACGTAAAGCAATGATTGAAAAATGGAATAAAGAACCTAAGTTTTCAACAAGAGCATATACAAGATGCAGAATTTGTGGAAGACCACACGCAGTATTAAAGAAATTTGGTATTTGCAGAATTTGTTTTAGAGAACTTGCTTATAAAGGCGAAATTCCAGGTTGTAGAAAAGCAAGCTGGTAA
- a CDS encoding energy-coupling factor transporter ATPase — protein MSIKIENLNHVYMPNSPFEKIALKDINLEINSGEFVALIGHTGSGKSTLIQHINGLLKPTSGSIYIDNKDLGSKDVSLSDIRKKVGLVFQYPEYQLFEETVEKDIAYGPKNIGINKDEEINKLVKKAMEIVGLDYEGYRNKSPFELSGGEKRRVAIAGIVAMNPNILILDEPTAGLDPIGRDEILNRIKELHDKDKITIIIVSHSMEDVARFAERIIVMNEGAIELDGSCSEVFRHVDLLEKLGLAVPEVKYLQIKLKEAGFDISDDIYTIEEAKKEILRVLGEKNNA, from the coding sequence ATGTCAATTAAGATAGAAAATTTGAACCATGTATATATGCCTAATTCACCTTTTGAAAAAATTGCATTGAAAGACATAAATTTAGAAATAAATAGTGGTGAATTTGTAGCTTTAATTGGACATACTGGTTCAGGAAAATCAACACTTATACAACATATTAATGGATTATTAAAACCTACCAGCGGTTCTATATATATAGATAATAAAGATTTGGGAAGTAAGGATGTTAGTTTATCAGATATAAGAAAGAAGGTAGGGCTAGTATTTCAATATCCAGAGTATCAACTTTTTGAAGAGACTGTAGAAAAAGATATTGCATATGGACCTAAAAATATTGGTATTAATAAAGATGAGGAAATAAATAAGTTAGTAAAGAAAGCTATGGAGATTGTAGGACTTGATTATGAAGGGTATAGAAATAAATCACCTTTCGAGTTAAGTGGAGGAGAGAAGAGACGAGTTGCTATAGCGGGGATAGTGGCTATGAATCCCAATATATTAATTTTAGATGAACCTACTGCAGGATTAGATCCCATAGGTAGAGATGAAATATTGAATAGAATTAAAGAGTTACATGATAAAGATAAGATTACAATAATTATTGTATCTCATTCTATGGAAGATGTAGCTAGATTTGCAGAAAGAATTATTGTTATGAATGAAGGGGCTATAGAACTTGATGGAAGTTGCAGTGAAGTGTTTAGACATGTAGATTTATTAGAAAAGTTAGGATTGGCAGTACCAGAAGTAAAATATCTTCAAATAAAACTTAAGGAAGCTGGATTTGATATTAGTGATGATATATACACTATAGAAGAAGCAAAGAAAGAAATATTAAGAGTATTAGGGGAGAAAAATAATGCTTAA
- the map gene encoding type I methionyl aminopeptidase produces the protein MIIKKNDNEIQLMRRAGKIVGDALAMLQEEIKPGISTADLDKLAEEFIISQGAKPSFKGYYSFPATLCTSINEEVIHGIPSRNKILQDGDIISIDCGAFFKGYHGDAARTFPVGKVSNAANELIRITEKSFFKGIEKAIVGNRLSDISHEIQTYVESEGYSVVRDFVGHGIGKKLHEEPNVPNFGKPGRGPKLTHGMTLAIEPMVNIGSFYTKTLRDNWTVVTADGSLSAHYENTVVILETGVEILTLS, from the coding sequence ATGATTATCAAAAAAAATGATAATGAAATCCAATTAATGAGACGTGCGGGTAAAATTGTTGGCGATGCTCTTGCAATGTTACAAGAGGAGATAAAACCTGGAATATCTACTGCAGACCTTGATAAACTTGCAGAAGAGTTTATAATAAGCCAGGGTGCTAAGCCATCTTTTAAAGGATATTACAGTTTTCCGGCTACATTATGTACTTCTATTAATGAAGAAGTTATTCATGGAATACCAAGTAGGAATAAAATACTACAAGATGGTGACATAATAAGTATTGATTGTGGTGCTTTTTTTAAAGGATATCATGGTGATGCAGCAAGAACTTTTCCAGTAGGAAAGGTTAGTAATGCAGCAAATGAACTTATTAGAATTACAGAAAAGAGCTTCTTTAAAGGAATAGAAAAAGCTATAGTTGGTAACAGATTGTCAGATATAAGTCATGAAATTCAAACTTATGTTGAAAGTGAAGGGTATTCTGTAGTAAGAGACTTCGTAGGACATGGAATTGGAAAAAAGCTTCATGAGGAGCCAAATGTTCCGAATTTTGGGAAACCAGGAAGAGGTCCTAAGCTAACTCATGGAATGACTTTGGCAATTGAACCGATGGTGAATATCGGATCCTTCTATACTAAGACTCTTAGAGATAATTGGACAGTAGTAACAGCAGATGGGTCTTTAAGTGCTCATTATGAAAATACTGTAGTAATTCTTGAAACAGGAGTTGAGATCCTTACATTAAGTTAA
- the rplR gene encoding 50S ribosomal protein L18 produces the protein MFKKADRSAARVKRHLRVRKKVSGTTERPRLAVFRSEKNIYAQIIDDVKAVTLVAASSKDKDFSLKVGSNKEAAKAVGEAIAKKALEKGIKNVVFDRGGYVYHGRVKELAEAAREAGLEF, from the coding sequence ATGTTTAAGAAAGCAGACAGATCTGCAGCAAGAGTAAAACGTCACTTAAGAGTACGTAAGAAAGTTTCTGGTACTACTGAAAGACCAAGATTAGCTGTATTCAGAAGTGAAAAGAATATATACGCTCAAATTATAGATGATGTTAAAGCTGTAACTTTAGTTGCTGCATCATCAAAGGATAAAGATTTCAGCTTAAAAGTTGGAAGCAATAAAGAAGCTGCTAAAGCAGTTGGAGAAGCTATCGCTAAGAAAGCTTTAGAAAAAGGTATTAAGAATGTCGTATTCGACAGAGGTGGATATGTATACCACGGAAGAGTTAAAGAACTAGCAGAAGCAGCAAGAGAAGCTGGCTTAGAATTCTAG